Proteins encoded within one genomic window of Triticum aestivum cultivar Chinese Spring chromosome 2D, IWGSC CS RefSeq v2.1, whole genome shotgun sequence:
- the LOC123048804 gene encoding uncharacterized protein, with amino-acid sequence MAVGRRLELLVLSSTADSFLLVLEVVFVVCCLEDPYQPSFRLPNQLMWWALMCGAFPWSAVLLALQMKWLSSEGWEPTNVELLVLIAVEWVVACSTFGSACAALAVDQLAIQHSYCHPEATVCLTYLVAVATACAAGALSAMSALGMLWILASRFRPAHAA; translated from the exons ATGGCCGTGGGCAGGAGGCTGGAgctcctcgtcctctcctccacAGCCGACAGCTTCCTTCTCGTCTTGGAGGTGGTGTTCGTCGTCTGTTGCCTGGAGGACCCATACCAGCCATCGTTCAGGCTACCCAACCA GTTGATGTGGTGGGCTTTGATGTGCGGTGCCTTCCCGTGGAGTGCGGTGCTACTGGCGTTACAGATGAAGTGGCTGTCTTCCGAAGGCTGGGAGCCCACCAATGTCGAGCTCCTGGTCCTCATAGCCGTCGAGTGGGTCGTCGCGTGCTCCACCTTCGGCTCGGCGTGCGCCGCCCTCGCCGTCGACCAGCTCGCTATCCAGCACAGCTACTGCCACCCGGAGGCCACCGTGTGCTTAACGTACCTTGTCGCCGTTGCGACCGCATGCGCCGCCGGGGCCCTCTCCGCCATGTCGGCACTCGGGATGCTCTGGATCCTCGCCTCCCGGTTCCGCCCGGCTCATGCGGCCTAG